The following coding sequences are from one uncultured Bacteroides sp. window:
- a CDS encoding TonB-dependent receptor — protein MKNIHSVGFYALKNPLAIHLSKIMRISTLLLFMCSFCAIAGNVHSQNARVTIHKSQVPLEEILNDIESQTDYLFLYSNDVNVKKQTSIEVDSKPVYEVLHLLLNKSSVKYQIEGSHIILSEKTAKEKLEIGQKKTKVFGTIKDSRGEGIIGATIVEKGTSNGTISDISGDFVLTISKEAVLQISYIGYITQEIKATAGKKLNVVLKEDTKTLDEVVVIGYGTQRKGDLTSSVGSVKKENFIQGAVKDAGQLIQGKVAGLTITNTSGDPTSQTTISLRGNTTILGASTNPLILIDGVPGDLNTVAPEDIESIDVLKDGSAAAIYGSRGTNGVILITTKKAKGDNINQVEYSAYVSTSSIVKRLDMCTAADYRQQISDGIRDTSWDLGNDVDWMDQITRVPFTHVHNLSLKGGNQETNYIVNLNYRANQGIMKRSDKDMFQGRAEINHNMFDNKLKLNFAILGNQTKYTSTSDGGSWNTYVYRQALIHNPTEPIRNEDGSWYENIGIFEYANPLSLLKECDGDQSISQLRFNGSATFNPIKDLTLKALISYDKSNRYGGYYETKQNISTIRDSKNGYASVGSTMDMTKLIELTAQYQKEIGGHHFTALAGYSWQGTDYSNQYERNYDFPTDIYSYNDIGQGAALKKGLGTEYSYRLKTNLISFFGRLSYSYKNRYLLMAALRHEGASQLSGTNNEWGTFPSVSVGWRITEESFMQSQKLFNDLKLRIGYGVTGSQPNDSFLGKSMLNYGDYYYYNGKWIQSLQPSRNANPDLKWEEKHETNLGLDFSILGSRINGSIDLYDRQIKGLLYDYSVPSPPNLYTTTRANVGKMSNKGIEVLVNVIPITTKDLNWSSTVTFSTNTNKLINLSNDLYQTSSDYFVTGWIQEPVKTESHIVKVGEPIGQIYGFKVVDVDDSGKWIYEDKDGNHVGYDDFTHSAEDKKVIGNGLPKYYVGWNNSVRYKNWDVSISMRGAFDFQIINSARMFYENLSRSDWNRMKSAYDPVFGKVRLNSLCSEEFNSYYVENGAYWKIDNITLGYRFGKLGKYIKGLRVYASSQNVLTITGYKGTDPEVSVSGLNPGYDNRDQYPHVRSYTVGASITF, from the coding sequence ATGAAAAACATTCATTCTGTGGGTTTTTATGCTCTTAAAAATCCGCTAGCCATTCATCTTTCCAAAATTATGAGAATTTCAACGCTTTTACTCTTTATGTGTTCGTTTTGTGCTATCGCAGGGAATGTTCACTCTCAAAACGCAAGAGTTACAATTCACAAATCTCAGGTTCCATTAGAAGAAATACTGAATGATATTGAAAGTCAAACAGATTATCTATTTCTTTACTCTAATGATGTTAATGTCAAAAAACAAACTTCAATTGAAGTGGATAGCAAACCTGTATATGAAGTGCTGCACCTTTTGTTGAATAAAAGTAGTGTAAAATACCAAATAGAGGGTTCGCACATTATTTTGTCAGAAAAAACAGCGAAAGAGAAATTAGAAATTGGTCAGAAGAAAACTAAAGTTTTTGGTACGATAAAAGATTCAAGAGGAGAGGGTATTATCGGAGCTACTATTGTTGAGAAAGGCACAAGCAATGGTACTATAAGCGATATATCGGGAGATTTTGTGTTGACTATATCGAAAGAGGCGGTATTACAAATCTCTTATATCGGTTATATTACTCAAGAAATAAAAGCTACAGCAGGTAAGAAACTTAATGTTGTGTTGAAAGAAGACACTAAAACGCTTGATGAAGTGGTGGTTATTGGATATGGTACTCAACGTAAGGGGGATTTAACCAGTTCAGTTGGAAGTGTGAAAAAGGAGAATTTTATTCAAGGTGCTGTAAAAGATGCAGGACAACTGATTCAGGGAAAAGTTGCCGGTCTGACAATAACCAATACTAGTGGTGATCCAACTAGTCAGACGACCATTTCCCTTCGTGGGAATACCACTATTTTAGGGGCTAGTACAAATCCATTAATATTAATTGACGGTGTCCCCGGCGATTTAAATACGGTAGCCCCAGAAGATATTGAAAGCATCGATGTGTTAAAGGATGGTTCTGCTGCTGCTATCTATGGCTCTCGTGGTACAAATGGCGTTATTCTTATTACAACAAAGAAAGCGAAAGGCGACAATATTAATCAGGTGGAATATAGTGCTTATGTGAGTACTTCTTCTATTGTTAAACGGCTGGATATGTGTACAGCAGCTGATTATCGGCAACAGATTTCAGATGGTATACGGGATACTTCCTGGGATCTTGGTAATGATGTCGATTGGATGGATCAAATTACTCGTGTTCCGTTTACTCATGTTCATAATTTGTCACTGAAAGGTGGTAATCAAGAAACCAATTATATTGTTAATCTTAACTATAGAGCTAATCAGGGGATAATGAAGCGTTCGGATAAAGATATGTTTCAAGGGCGTGCTGAAATCAATCATAATATGTTTGATAATAAACTGAAGCTCAATTTCGCGATTTTAGGAAATCAAACTAAGTATACTTCGACCTCTGATGGAGGAAGTTGGAATACTTACGTTTACCGTCAAGCTTTGATTCATAACCCTACAGAACCTATTAGAAATGAAGATGGCAGTTGGTACGAGAATATTGGTATTTTTGAATATGCTAATCCTCTATCTCTTTTAAAGGAGTGTGATGGTGATCAAAGTATTTCTCAACTACGATTTAATGGTAGTGCTACTTTTAATCCAATTAAAGATCTTACGCTGAAAGCTTTGATCTCTTATGACAAATCAAATAGGTATGGCGGATATTATGAAACAAAGCAAAACATATCCACCATTCGTGATAGTAAAAATGGCTATGCATCGGTAGGGTCGACGATGGATATGACCAAGCTAATAGAGTTAACAGCACAATATCAGAAAGAAATAGGGGGACATCATTTTACCGCTCTAGCTGGTTATAGTTGGCAAGGCACTGACTACAGTAATCAGTATGAACGAAATTATGATTTCCCTACTGATATTTATAGTTATAATGACATAGGCCAAGGTGCAGCTCTAAAAAAAGGATTGGGTACTGAGTACAGCTATCGCCTGAAAACAAACTTAATCAGTTTCTTTGGTCGTTTGTCTTACTCTTACAAGAATCGTTATTTATTGATGGCTGCTCTTCGTCATGAAGGAGCTAGCCAGTTATCAGGAACTAATAATGAGTGGGGTACTTTTCCTTCGGTCTCTGTAGGCTGGAGAATTACAGAAGAATCGTTTATGCAGTCGCAAAAACTTTTCAATGATTTAAAACTTCGTATTGGTTATGGTGTAACCGGAAGTCAGCCCAATGATTCATTCTTAGGAAAGTCTATGTTAAATTATGGTGATTATTATTATTATAATGGTAAATGGATACAAAGTCTTCAACCATCACGGAATGCTAATCCGGACTTGAAATGGGAAGAAAAACATGAAACGAATCTTGGTCTTGACTTTAGTATTTTAGGAAGTCGAATAAATGGTAGTATTGATTTATACGATCGTCAAATAAAGGGCTTACTTTATGACTACTCGGTTCCTTCTCCTCCAAATTTATATACTACGACTCGTGCAAATGTAGGTAAGATGAGCAATAAAGGGATTGAAGTGTTGGTGAATGTGATTCCTATTACAACCAAAGATCTTAACTGGAGTTCGACAGTTACTTTCTCAACGAATACAAATAAACTGATCAATCTTTCAAATGATCTATATCAAACTTCAAGTGATTATTTTGTTACCGGTTGGATTCAAGAGCCGGTTAAGACTGAATCACACATCGTTAAAGTGGGAGAACCTATTGGTCAAATCTATGGATTCAAGGTTGTTGATGTTGATGATAGTGGTAAGTGGATCTATGAAGATAAGGATGGAAATCACGTAGGATATGATGATTTTACTCATTCTGCCGAGGATAAGAAAGTGATTGGCAATGGTTTGCCTAAATACTATGTGGGATGGAATAACAGTGTGCGTTATAAGAACTGGGATGTTTCTATTTCTATGCGCGGAGCGTTTGATTTTCAGATTATTAATAGCGCTCGTATGTTTTATGAGAACTTGAGTCGTTCGGATTGGAATCGTATGAAGTCTGCTTATGATCCTGTATTTGGTAAGGTACGTTTAAATTCACTTTGCTCAGAAGAGTTTAATAGTTATTATGTAGAGAACGGTGCTTATTGGAAGATTGATAACATCACTTTGGGATATAGATTCGGTAAATTAGGAAAGTACATAAAGGGTCTTAGAGTATATGCGTCTTCTCAGAATGTACTGACTATCACGGGTTATAAAGGTACCGATCCTGAGGTTTCGGTTTCAGGTTTGAATCCAGGTTATGATAATCGTGATCAATATCCTCATGTTCGCTCTTATACAGTGGGTGCAAGCATTACTTTCTAA
- a CDS encoding alpha-L-arabinofuranosidase C-terminal domain-containing protein: MLFILLLVEIVSIGVAYPRICNTMNQPDSAYIFSYATSKNNNRNGLHFAWSLDRKNWHPIGPEYSYLRCDYGRWGAEKRMISPFLILAPDGLWHCVWSVNERDGVLAHATSSDLVHWRRQSYPIVIKDKNCLEPEISYDDQAKLFKINWLSVSADKDTLIYSSATKDFKSFAPTTPSLLTRNFNKRVCAIVSGMPEEGTIHKTSWETIDCLIKKSKLAAYENILKGENTKEDPERFAALKGVNASITIDATKSKPISDMLIGAFFEDINYAADGGLYAELIQNRDFEYALSDKEGQDPRWNSYYAWSLIGNGASFVVDTINPIHPNNPHYAILDIQKVGAGLVNTGFDGIAIKSGEGYNFSIFARMLSGKKGSLRVRLIGKKGEHYGEALIKSVSSTWKKYKATIIAKEDISDARLEIIPLSVGRIALDMISLFPKKTFHNRQNGLRADLAQAIADIHPRFVRFPGGCVAHGDGIGNIYRWKNTVGALESRKPQRNLWGYHQTVGLGYFEYFQFCEDIGATALPVIAAGVPCQNSATGGAGQQGGIPMCDMDSYVQDILDLIEYANGDKSTKWGKLRAQSGHPKPFNLKYIGIGNEDLITDIFEERFTLIFNTIKEKHPEITVIGTVGPTYEGTDYDEGWAIATKLKVPMVDEHYYQSPGWFIHNQDYYDKYDRSKSKVYLGEYAAHLPGRPNNLETALAEALYLTAVERNGDVVSMASYAPLLAKEKHTQWNPDLIYFNNTEVKPTVGYYVQQMYGCNAGNEYLSNQVVLSNNDESVRLRVGVSVVRDEKSSDIIIKLVNMLPVKVSTQLNLEGSASLMQSMAKRTVLTAESPSDKLVTPVSDSCDINNKIQLSPYSFTIIRLNTKKQ; the protein is encoded by the coding sequence ATGCTTTTTATTCTGCTTTTAGTAGAGATTGTGTCCATAGGTGTTGCTTATCCTCGTATTTGTAATACGATGAATCAACCAGATTCTGCCTATATTTTTTCTTATGCAACAAGTAAAAACAACAATCGTAATGGATTGCATTTTGCGTGGAGTTTAGATCGAAAGAATTGGCACCCTATCGGACCTGAATATAGTTATTTACGTTGTGATTATGGCAGATGGGGAGCGGAAAAGCGAATGATTTCACCCTTTTTGATTTTAGCTCCTGATGGTCTTTGGCACTGCGTTTGGAGTGTGAATGAACGAGATGGAGTGCTTGCACATGCTACATCATCGGATCTTGTTCATTGGAGACGCCAATCGTATCCGATTGTGATAAAAGATAAAAACTGCTTGGAACCTGAAATCTCTTACGATGATCAGGCTAAATTGTTTAAAATTAATTGGCTGAGTGTCTCTGCTGATAAAGATACGTTGATTTATTCTTCGGCGACTAAAGATTTTAAATCTTTTGCTCCAACAACCCCTTCTTTATTAACCCGTAATTTTAATAAACGTGTTTGTGCGATTGTGTCAGGAATGCCTGAAGAAGGAACTATTCATAAAACATCTTGGGAGACAATTGATTGTCTGATAAAAAAATCTAAGTTGGCGGCATATGAAAATATACTTAAGGGAGAAAATACGAAAGAAGATCCAGAACGGTTTGCAGCATTGAAAGGAGTTAATGCTTCTATTACCATTGATGCGACTAAGAGTAAACCTATCTCCGATATGCTGATAGGTGCTTTTTTTGAAGATATTAATTATGCAGCAGATGGAGGATTGTATGCTGAGTTGATTCAGAATAGAGATTTTGAATATGCTCTTAGTGACAAAGAAGGTCAGGATCCCCGATGGAATAGTTATTATGCATGGAGTTTGATAGGAAATGGTGCTTCGTTTGTTGTTGACACTATCAATCCTATCCATCCTAATAATCCTCATTATGCTATCCTTGATATTCAAAAAGTGGGCGCAGGGTTAGTTAATACGGGGTTTGACGGTATAGCTATTAAAAGTGGAGAAGGATACAATTTTTCTATTTTTGCTCGTATGTTGAGTGGGAAAAAAGGTAGTTTGAGAGTACGTTTGATAGGAAAGAAAGGTGAACATTATGGCGAGGCATTAATTAAATCTGTTTCTTCTACTTGGAAAAAGTATAAGGCTACAATTATAGCTAAAGAAGATATTTCTGATGCACGTTTGGAAATTATTCCGTTATCAGTGGGAAGAATAGCGTTGGATATGATTTCTCTTTTCCCTAAAAAAACATTCCATAATCGTCAGAATGGATTGCGGGCGGACTTGGCTCAAGCAATTGCAGATATACATCCACGCTTTGTTCGCTTCCCTGGTGGCTGTGTTGCACATGGCGATGGGATAGGCAATATTTATCGTTGGAAAAATACAGTTGGTGCTTTAGAATCTCGTAAACCACAACGTAATCTTTGGGGATATCACCAAACTGTTGGTTTAGGATATTTTGAATATTTTCAATTTTGCGAAGATATAGGTGCAACAGCGCTCCCTGTTATTGCTGCGGGTGTGCCTTGTCAGAATTCCGCTACTGGAGGGGCCGGTCAACAAGGAGGGATTCCGATGTGTGATATGGATAGTTATGTGCAGGATATACTCGATCTGATAGAATATGCAAATGGAGATAAGAGTACAAAATGGGGTAAGTTGCGTGCTCAATCAGGTCACCCTAAACCCTTTAACCTTAAATATATAGGGATAGGTAATGAAGATCTGATTACAGATATTTTCGAAGAACGTTTTACATTAATATTTAATACCATCAAAGAAAAGCATCCTGAAATAACTGTTATAGGCACGGTCGGTCCTACTTATGAAGGTACTGATTATGATGAAGGTTGGGCCATTGCTACTAAACTGAAAGTTCCGATGGTGGATGAACACTATTATCAGTCACCAGGATGGTTTATTCATAATCAGGACTATTACGATAAATATGATCGTTCTAAATCAAAAGTATATTTAGGTGAATATGCTGCTCACTTGCCTGGGCGCCCCAATAATTTGGAAACAGCATTGGCAGAGGCTCTTTATCTAACTGCAGTAGAACGAAATGGGGATGTGGTAAGCATGGCCTCATATGCCCCTTTGTTAGCAAAAGAAAAACATACTCAATGGAATCCTGATTTGATTTATTTCAATAACACAGAAGTTAAACCGACGGTTGGATACTATGTACAGCAAATGTATGGTTGTAATGCTGGCAACGAGTACCTGTCTAATCAGGTGGTGCTTTCTAATAATGATGAATCTGTTCGATTACGAGTTGGGGTTTCGGTAGTACGAGATGAAAAGAGCTCCGATATTATTATTAAACTAGTCAATATGCTTCCTGTGAAAGTTTCCACTCAGCTGAATTTAGAAGGATCAGCTTCCTTGATGCAATCCATGGCTAAGAGAACCGTGTTGACAGCTGAGAGTCCTTCAGATAAACTGGTTACTCCGGTTAGTGATAGTTGTGATATAAATAATAAGATTCAACTGTCACCTTACTCCTTTACTATCATTCGTCTAAATACTAAAAAACAATAA
- a CDS encoding RagB/SusD family nutrient uptake outer membrane protein — translation MKTKILTLTIAFTLIICQGCTDLEDKSYHDILSDQFVPTGDDLGALLSAAYVPWRQTLLLWNGVARAQMLSADEDVLPARPNGWVDGGIYKRMHQHKWTSEDDMCVQSWNRTYVGITACNRVLYQIESGKISIPEQQEAIVSELKVLRASYYYILVDLFGNVPLVTNFDVPDGYLPEQNTRKEVYEFIIKEITDNIDNLSEKVNVEYYGRFNKWAAYSLLAKMYLNSEIFSDGNYSEFQKCIDACDEVIKSTKYDLEEKQSNVFITENENSKEIIFALPFDATYVTDWNAFDFHMYTLQAGNQATYNFESSPWGGVCCTPQYISSFDPEDARLADCFIQGQQYTASGDSLFCTMGTDANAPLKYINEVPSIDNSQEYHGFRWGKFEYAMGITSRLSNDWPLFRYADILLMKAEALLRLGEEDQAAVLVTKVRQRDFKNNPEKAKVTGAQLLEGSSYDYGRRDNLVAATYEGGADIKYGRFLDELGWEFTQEGRRRQDMIRFNAFTTKSWFSHSKSESFRNLYPIPEKALLTNSKLKQNTGY, via the coding sequence ATGAAAACAAAAATATTAACATTAACTATTGCCTTTACATTAATAATATGTCAGGGCTGTACCGATTTAGAAGATAAAAGTTATCATGATATTCTCTCAGATCAATTTGTGCCGACTGGTGATGATTTAGGAGCCCTATTAAGTGCTGCTTATGTGCCTTGGCGTCAAACATTGTTGCTCTGGAACGGTGTTGCGAGAGCCCAGATGTTATCTGCTGATGAAGATGTTCTTCCAGCCCGTCCGAATGGATGGGTAGATGGTGGTATTTATAAGCGGATGCATCAGCATAAGTGGACATCTGAAGATGATATGTGCGTTCAATCATGGAACCGCACTTATGTTGGTATTACTGCCTGTAATCGTGTCCTTTATCAAATTGAATCGGGCAAAATCAGTATTCCTGAGCAACAAGAAGCTATTGTCTCAGAACTGAAAGTTCTTCGTGCTTCTTATTATTATATTCTAGTTGATTTGTTTGGGAATGTTCCTTTGGTGACTAATTTTGATGTTCCAGATGGTTATTTACCAGAGCAGAACACTCGTAAGGAAGTTTATGAATTTATTATTAAAGAAATTACAGATAACATTGATAATTTAAGTGAAAAAGTTAATGTTGAATATTATGGACGTTTTAATAAATGGGCTGCTTATTCTCTATTAGCTAAAATGTATTTAAATTCTGAAATATTCTCTGATGGTAATTATTCTGAATTTCAGAAATGTATTGATGCTTGTGATGAAGTTATAAAATCGACTAAATATGATTTAGAAGAAAAACAAAGCAATGTGTTTATTACAGAGAATGAGAACTCCAAGGAAATTATTTTTGCCTTGCCTTTTGATGCGACTTATGTAACAGATTGGAATGCATTTGATTTTCATATGTATACGCTACAAGCGGGGAATCAGGCCACTTATAACTTTGAGAGTTCTCCTTGGGGTGGTGTTTGTTGTACTCCTCAATATATTAGTTCTTTTGATCCTGAAGATGCTCGTTTAGCTGATTGCTTTATTCAAGGTCAACAATACACGGCTTCGGGTGATTCCTTGTTTTGTACTATGGGAACTGATGCCAATGCGCCTTTAAAGTACATTAATGAAGTACCTAGTATTGATAATTCTCAAGAATATCATGGATTTCGTTGGGGTAAATTTGAATATGCTATGGGGATTACTAGTCGATTGAGTAATGATTGGCCTTTGTTTCGCTATGCTGATATTCTTTTGATGAAGGCTGAAGCATTACTTCGTTTGGGCGAAGAGGACCAAGCTGCCGTATTGGTGACTAAAGTACGTCAGCGTGACTTTAAAAATAATCCCGAAAAGGCGAAAGTGACGGGTGCACAATTGCTGGAAGGAAGTAGTTATGATTATGGGCGTCGCGATAATTTAGTTGCTGCTACTTATGAAGGAGGAGCTGATATAAAATATGGACGTTTCTTAGATGAACTTGGTTGGGAATTTACTCAAGAAGGTCGTCGTAGGCAGGATATGATTCGATTTAATGCGTTCACCACTAAATCATGGTTTTCACATAGCAAAAGTGAAAGTTTCCGTAATTTGTACCCAATTCCTGAAAAGGCATTATTAACAAACTCGAAATTAAAACAAAATACGGGTTATTAG
- a CDS encoding glycoside hydrolase family 127 protein, with protein sequence MNNKILRVIILSVLILGQYTLLKGQTSRLEKQIKEFPLSEVRLLDSPFKHAEELDINYLLALNADRLLAPYLKEAGLTPKAPNYTNWENTGLDGHIGGHYLSALSIMYASTGDVRIKKRFDYMLSELKRCQDASGDGYLCGVPGGKAMWQEIAKGDIRASSFGLNDRWVPLYNIHKIYEGLLDAYLRAGSVQARDMLVKLADWMDNLVSGLSDEQMQDMLRSEHGGLNEIFADVAAITGDNKYLKLAHRFSHNKILQPLLEQKDQLTGLHANTQIPKVIGFERIAELEGNKKWHQAASFFWETVVENRSVSIGGNSVREHFNPANDFSSMMHDVQGPETCNTYNMLRLTELLYQVNPNSKYIDYYERALYNHILSTQDAKTGGLVYFTPMRSGHYRVYSQPQTSFWCCVGSGMENQAKYGEMIYAHNDKKDVYVNLFIPSRLTWKEQKMEIIQKTDFPDKSFTELWINPEKSKSFTLYLRVPEWTKGKVTLSVNGEVQKVAVNEEGYVAVTRRWKKGDRVKFDFSMSISVEALPDKSSSYSILYGPIVLAAKIGTENMKGLFADDSRGGHIASGPQIPLSKMPVIVGTPDEIISHIKRIEGKSLAFTLNGLYPLKYNNMKLVPFFRLQECRYMVYWSLLSPEELTKQEKLLAEREHKQMLLDSITIDRVICGEQQPENDHFIQFDNSRIGFTEDIHWRNAKGWFSYRMKTNLKTPAFLYIRYSKEEKPCGCTILVNGEKVSELKATDLTKGIHTIIVPISGVEKDKKELNVKFEASSPTCPTPRIYEVRILSENLKE encoded by the coding sequence ATGAATAATAAAATATTGAGAGTAATCATACTCTCAGTTCTGATATTAGGACAATATACCTTGCTTAAAGGTCAAACATCACGACTAGAAAAGCAAATAAAAGAGTTCCCATTATCCGAAGTTCGTCTTCTTGATAGCCCTTTTAAGCATGCAGAAGAACTTGATATTAATTATTTATTGGCTTTGAATGCCGATAGATTGCTTGCTCCTTATCTGAAAGAGGCGGGGCTCACTCCGAAAGCGCCTAATTATACTAATTGGGAAAATACAGGTTTGGATGGTCATATAGGGGGGCATTATCTTTCTGCTCTTTCCATTATGTACGCTTCCACCGGAGATGTTCGCATAAAGAAACGCTTTGATTATATGCTAAGTGAGTTGAAACGTTGTCAGGATGCGTCCGGGGATGGATATCTTTGTGGAGTTCCCGGAGGTAAAGCTATGTGGCAAGAAATAGCAAAGGGGGATATACGCGCATCTTCTTTTGGACTAAATGATAGATGGGTACCTCTTTACAATATTCATAAAATTTATGAAGGATTGCTTGACGCATATCTTCGTGCCGGTAGTGTTCAGGCTCGAGATATGTTGGTGAAGCTTGCTGATTGGATGGATAATCTTGTTTCTGGCTTGAGTGATGAACAAATGCAAGACATGCTTCGAAGCGAGCATGGAGGTTTGAATGAGATATTTGCTGATGTTGCCGCGATTACGGGAGATAACAAATACCTGAAGTTGGCTCATCGGTTTTCTCATAATAAAATTTTGCAGCCTTTGTTGGAACAAAAAGACCAGTTAACGGGACTGCATGCTAATACCCAAATTCCCAAAGTTATTGGGTTTGAGCGCATAGCTGAGTTAGAAGGAAATAAAAAGTGGCATCAGGCAGCCTCTTTTTTCTGGGAAACGGTGGTTGAAAATCGTTCGGTAAGTATAGGAGGTAATAGTGTTAGAGAGCATTTTAATCCGGCCAATGATTTTTCTTCCATGATGCATGATGTTCAGGGCCCGGAGACTTGTAACACTTATAACATGTTGAGGCTTACAGAGTTACTCTATCAGGTAAATCCGAACTCAAAATATATAGATTATTACGAAAGAGCCCTGTATAATCATATTCTTTCTACGCAAGACGCAAAGACTGGCGGACTTGTTTATTTTACACCTATGCGTTCGGGACATTATCGGGTTTATTCTCAGCCGCAAACAAGCTTTTGGTGTTGTGTTGGCTCAGGTATGGAAAACCAAGCTAAGTATGGTGAAATGATCTATGCTCATAATGATAAAAAAGATGTTTATGTGAATCTTTTTATCCCTTCACGCCTGACTTGGAAAGAGCAAAAAATGGAAATTATTCAGAAGACTGATTTTCCTGATAAATCATTTACTGAACTGTGGATTAACCCTGAGAAGAGCAAATCTTTTACGCTTTATCTTCGTGTTCCTGAATGGACAAAAGGAAAGGTTACTTTATCTGTGAACGGCGAAGTTCAAAAGGTGGCGGTGAATGAAGAAGGATATGTGGCTGTTACACGTAGATGGAAGAAAGGGGATCGTGTTAAATTCGATTTTTCAATGTCGATATCGGTAGAGGCGTTGCCTGATAAATCTTCTTCTTATTCCATTTTATATGGGCCTATTGTGCTTGCGGCGAAAATCGGCACCGAGAATATGAAAGGGTTGTTTGCAGATGATAGCAGAGGAGGTCATATTGCTTCAGGTCCTCAAATTCCATTGTCCAAAATGCCTGTTATTGTGGGTACTCCGGACGAAATAATATCTCACATAAAACGTATTGAAGGAAAGTCGTTGGCTTTTACCTTGAATGGCTTGTATCCTCTGAAATATAACAATATGAAGTTGGTTCCTTTCTTCCGTTTGCAGGAGTGCCGCTATATGGTCTATTGGTCTCTTCTTTCTCCAGAGGAATTAACGAAGCAAGAGAAGTTATTGGCAGAGCGGGAGCATAAACAGATGTTGCTCGATTCTATAACAATAGATCGTGTTATATGTGGTGAGCAGCAGCCTGAAAATGATCATTTTATTCAGTTTGACAATTCTCGGATAGGATTTACTGAAGATATTCATTGGCGAAATGCAAAGGGGTGGTTTAGTTATCGAATGAAGACAAACTTAAAGACTCCTGCTTTCTTATATATAAGATATAGTAAGGAAGAGAAGCCATGTGGTTGTACTATTTTAGTAAATGGTGAGAAGGTATCTGAATTAAAAGCTACTGATCTTACAAAGGGTATTCATACAATAATCGTTCCTATTAGTGGAGTTGAAAAGGATAAAAAGGAATTGAATGTGAAGTTTGAGGCGTCTTCTCCTACCTGTCCAACACCTCGGATATATGAAGTTCGGATCCTTTCTGAAAATTTGAAGGAATAG